The following proteins come from a genomic window of Sebastes fasciatus isolate fSebFas1 chromosome 6, fSebFas1.pri, whole genome shotgun sequence:
- the igsf9b gene encoding uncharacterized protein igsf9b isoform X1 has product MGLERRWLQAVTTAVAICLLSVSQGVASLVHAREGGSAELSCNLTPTSKEATSSNLFPLHVVEWVRLGYNVPILIKFGVYAPRVHPNYKGRVSLTRGASLLVDRLTLEDEGWFECRILLLDSEKDDFRNGTWTFLSITAPPVFIKTPPTFVEVLLGDSLTLSCGAHGNPRPTVVWHKDESRIEKHEKIKVLNGTLSMASVTRNISGVYKCHVSNSEGNLTHFTQLQVKGPPIIIISPEDTTLNMSQDAVLQCQADAYPSNLTYEWVKQGQNVYHIESLKSRVKILVDGTLLIPNLIPEDAGNYTCIPTNGLLTPPSASAHLKVKHPARVGRMSRETYLPAGMEGVIICPVQADPPVLYVNWTKDGNNLNLDRLPGWIVNSEGSVFIATANDNAVGMYTCTPYNSYGTMGQSEPTNVILQDPPLFRVPPRPEYLQEVGRDLIIPCEATGDPAPNITWSKIGTTPRSLYTVMANGSLLLRPLSKDHQGGWECLATNRVATVGAGTVIMVLGTSPHVVSSVFVITEMNQANVSWVPGFDGGYTQKFTVWVKQASRGKHEWASLPVPTSKNYLLVTGLLAGTGYQFSVLPQNKLGSGPFSEIVSVRTLAVPTEAPTVVSTLPTLDPPILLSANRTDRGVLLQWSPPDAPSSPLTGYVLQARRDQAHWVILSSDISANQSELLVQGLLRDSSYDLRLMSCSNKVLSEPSESVSVSTTGMEIYPLRPGFLEFIPEPLLAGVLGGVCFLFVAIILSLVTACYMSQRRRRRRRKRRQDLPSALQKGSSPAARSPPRSPDSVLKLKLCPPLPFFPNNSSSQTDRSSYDKGSRGEYHDQRKQLLSNSSPPPHYTLFESHLGSQDTSPTALESICRGPDGRFIVQTVPEGSIPSNKKNLRKEVLQSNGASGSGSNRTSFRDSPKSSILSSEKDERRDSPLTVDVPELSRPPSSPGRVRAMARNFSRHGCFYSDDEQSTEALLERASFYSDNSEKKPSDALRRYRMPGHGEDLFPSLGRRTKLLDRDGDRPHHSGYQPMESQLTNNSTMVSQLDSELERDSINKCAQLAKEREEMERELESYTADQRRRGRDERQSNKTKSPQRDTPKSGDEPVWKPQDVTIRQKDRPSGQTTRVSDYRRACYFGNTSSPMDRLPASRIQWDISPVTSVTSLIPVRSPRETTSPRSQQTRTCRETTEDSLVVDSSRSPVTQNTSLPMLSPNVTSESPPVLCLETPERARSLSPPREADRCRKSMTEQGLRAKPENGGVASRSRHSYAYATQPWDSAARGPSVDDERPESSASASYNQPEKYYTATRDPSPSSYSTLPYEHHEVGAKAKEKDTQARNDRQSSGFYSELEREGVRTRSRRSDKCLFSHSPSPVSTLTLVEEVESDQSQFSVPGMSASFKAKPAAPSPQMSPLQTSAILEYLSLPGFIEMSVDEPVEDAAVTDTAGQSSELKQEKSPGVKPDVVPRNWEVHLQETHSSHHSAGAADASFYAGKKQGHKRSLHAEARDSQHRVRFPDETTPSSSGPEKTSKQLYNEKTQIRVGNKSTDRPESRLGSRSAQTLFSAARGMADIVSKHSQSFGDSSESLSEQSQRASQGSRTNNIASRICQAPVPFLKKSLSMGPCRTLSGMGHPRPFLKKSISLGSQRWEHFESPRTYISERCYWDEFPNPDVRVKSYSLGRSPPSFPRPGPSWREYVPFRRPSMGSLEMPHHAQRPLASPSYLTPSMYPPRQTSMSPMLEPSDPRRQATVFPESSRWSPSYQDTMRSAQHKYVPMPSSIPVPQYQHWPGSRGESMRPMEPSRGPPRSYLPRGISWPSPYYAPFPPREAESYRQPDRMMMRRGGETETREGGRTSYASQSSGRGSAGLFRQSLSITPTLLSSPETTEESERHRAETELPERRVKRRNTSVDESYEWDSADACVDSEVLEAMRFDQSQTGFRKGRGELRYDQAAGLQDQRQKGPCPSVSPPVSNPPRCQLSRSLSEARFNALRQEYQEYRQAQECLSPGHDSDSDSGSALL; this is encoded by the exons ATGGGACTGGAGAGACGGTGGCTTCAGGCTGTCACCACTGCTGTAGCCATCTGTCTGCTAA GTGTGTCTCAAGGCGTTGCATCACTGGTTCATGCCAGAGAGGGAGGCTCTGCAGAACTGAGCTGCAATCTCACTCCAACATCCAAAGAAGCCACCTCCTCAAACCTCTTTCCTCTGCATGTGGTGGAGTGGGTGCGCCTCGGTTACAACGTTCCCATCCTCATCAAATTTGGAGTGTACGCTCCTCGGGTTCACCCAAACTACAAGG GCCGTGTGTCTCTGACCCGGGGTGCCTCTCTGCTGGTGGATCGGCTGACCCTGGAGGACGAGGGCTGGTTCGAATGTCGCATCCTGCTTCTGGACAGCGAAAAAGACGACTTTAGAAACGGCACATGGACCTTCCTCTCCATCACAG CTCCACCTGTGTTCATCAAGACACCACCAACTTTCGTGGAGGTTCTGCTCGGAGACTCGCTGACTCTCAGCTGTGGAGCCCATGGCAACCCTCGACCAACTGTTGTCTGGCATAAAGATGAGAGCCGAATTGagaaacatgaaaaaataaaa GTACTCAATGGTACCTTGTCTATGGCCTCCGTCACAAGAAATATTTCAGGAGTGTACAAATGTCACGTGTCCAACTCAGAAGGGAACCTCACCCACTTCACgcagctgcaggtcaaag GGCCtccaatcatcatcatctccccAGAAGACACCACTCTCAACATGTCCCAGGATGCAGTTCTGCAGTGTCAAGCTGACGCCTACCCTTCTAACCTCACCTACGAGTGGGTGAAACAAGGACAGAATGTTTACCACATTGA GTCCCTGAAGTCCAGAGTGAAGATTTTGGTGGATGGAACACTTCTTATCCCTAATCTCATCCCAGAAGATGCTGGCAACTACACCTGTATCCCAACTAATGGGTTACTCACCCCTCCCTCAGCCTCTGCAcacctgaaagtgaaac ACCCAGCGCGTGTGGGCCGAATGTCCCGGGAAACGTACTTGCCTGCTGGCATGGAGGGGGTCATTATCTGCCCAGTCCAGGCTGACCCCCCGGTGCTGTATGTCAACTGGACCAAAGATGGGAACAATTTGAATCTTGACAGG CTCCCAGGTTGGATAGTGAACTCCGAGGGCTCCGTTTTTATAGCAACAGCCAATGACAACGCTGTAGGCATGTACACATGTACGCCCTATAACAGTTATGGCACCATGGGACAGTCTGAACCCACCAACGTCATTTTACAG GACCCGCCGTTATTCCGAGTGCCTCCTCGGCCCGAGTATCTCCAGGAGGTGGGCAGAGACTTGATCATCCCCTGTGAAGCCACTGGAGACCCCGCTCCAAACATAACGTGGAGCAAG ATTGGCACTACTCCTCGCTCCCTGTACACTGTGATGGCTAACGGCTCCCTCCTGCTGCGGCCGCTCAGTAAAGATCACCAGGGGGGCTGGGAGTGCTTGGCCACTAATCGTGTAGCAACTGTCGGTGCTGGCACTGTGATCATGGTGCTGG GCACCAGTCCTCATGTTGTGTCCTCCGTATTTGTCATCACGGAGATGAACCAGGCCAACGTGTCCTGGGTGCCTGGTTTTGATGGTGGATACACCCAGAAGTTCACTGTTTG GGTCAAGCAGGCATCAAGAGGGAAACATGAATGGGCGTCTTTGCCTGTGCCGACATCCAAAAACTACCTGTTGGTGACCGGGCTACTTGCCGGCACCGGCTATCAGTTCAGCGTCCTACCTCAGAATAAACTCGGCTCTGGACCTTTCAGTGAAATTGTTTCTGTGCGAACACTAG CTGTGCCAACAGAAGCACCTACAGTCGTCTCCACTCTCCCAACTTTGGATCCTCCAATACTCCTGTCAGCCAACCGGACTGACCGAGGTGTTCTCCTCCAGTGGTCGCCTCCTGATGCTCCATCTTCTCCACTGACGGGCTATGTGCTGCAGGCCCGCAGGGATCAGGCCCACTGGGTCATCCTCAGCAGTGACATCAGTGCCAATCAGAGTGAACTACTCGTACAAGGACTGCTGAGG GACTCCAGTTATGACCTGAGGCTGATGTCTTGTAGCAACAAAGTTCTCAGTGAACCGAGTGAGTCTGTCAGTGTATCCACCACAG GGATGGAGATTTACCCCCTGCGGCCAGGTTTCTTGGAGTTCATCCCTGAGCCCCTGTTGGCTGGTGTGTTAGGAGGGGTGTGCTTCCTGTTCGTAGCCATCATCCTCTCGCTGGTGACGGCGTGTTACATGAGTCAGAGGAGACGGCGTCGACGCAGAAAGAGAAGACAAG ATCTCCCATCTGCCCTCCAGAAGGGCTCATCTCCAGC AGCTCGCTCACCTCCTCGCAGCCCAGACAGTGTCCTAAAGCTGAAGCTGTGTCCGCCGCTTCCCTTCTTCCCCAACAACTCCTCCTCACAGACCGATCGGTCATCCTATGATAAAGGCAGCCGTGGGGAATACCACGACCAGCGGAAACAACTCCTGTCCAACTCGTCTCCACCACCACATTACACACTCTTTGAGAGTCACCTGGGCTCTCAGGACACCTCGCCAACTGCTCTTGAGTCTATCTGCAGAGGCCCAGATGGACGCTTCATTGTCCAAACTGTGCCAGAGGGTTCCATTCCctccaataaaaaaaacttgaggAAGGAGGTCCTGCAAAGTAATGGGGCAAGTGGCTCTGGGAGCAACAGGACGTCATTCAGGGACTCTCCAAAGTCAAGCATCTTGAGCTCAGAGAAGGACGAGAGGAGGGATTCTCCTCTCACTGTGGACGTCCCAGAGCTGAGCagacctccttcctctcctggAAGAGTACGGGCCATGGCCAGAAACTTCTCCCGTCACGGCTGCTTTTACTCTGACGACGAACAAAGCACAGAGGCTCTTTTGGAAAGAGCCAGCTTCTACTCGGACAACAGTGAGAAAAAACCCAGCGATGCTCTCAGGAGGTATCGCATGCCGGGCCATGGTGAAGATCTGTTCCCGAGTTTGGGGAGGAGAACAAAGCTGCTGGatagagatggagacagaccaCACCATTCAGGCTACCAGCCTATGGAGAGTCAGCTGACTAATAACAGTACTATGGTCTCACAACTTGACAGTGAGCTGGAGAGGGATAGTATTAACAAGTGTGCCCAATTGGCAAAGGAGAGGGAAGAAATGGAGAGGGAGCTGGAGAGCTATACAGCCGATCAAAGACGGCGTGGGAGAGACGAGCGACAGTCTAATAAGACAAAAAGCCCTCAAAGGGACACACCCAAGTCGGGGGACGAGCCTGTATGGAAGCCACAAGATGTTACCatcagacagaaagacaggccCTCGGGTCAGACGACTCGGGTATCTGACTATCGGAGGGCGTGCTATTTTGGGAACACCAGCAGCCCCATGGACCGGCTCCCTGCGTCTCGCATACAGTGGGACATTAGCCCTGTTACATCAGTCACCAGCCTCATTCCTGTACGGAGCCCCCGGGAGACCACATCGCCCAGGTCACAGCAGACTCGCACATGTAGGGAAACCACAGAGGACTCTCTTGTTGTTGATTCATCACGCTCTCCTGTCACCCAGAACACCTCCCTCCCCATGCTCTCTCCTAACGTCACCTCAGAAAGTCCCCCTGTCCTGTGTCTAGAAACACCGGAGAGAGCCAGGTCATTGAGTCCTCCAAGAGAGGCAGATAGATGCAGGAAGTCCATGACTGAGCAGGGTTTAAGGGCAAAGCCAGAGAACGGAGGTGTTGCTTCAAGGTCCAGACATTCGTATGCTTATGCAACTCAGCCCTGGGATTCAGCTGCCAGAGGTCCTTCAGTTGATGATGAGAGGCCTGAAAGTTCAGCCTCTGCATCGTATAATCAGCCTGAAAAATACTACACAGCCACAAGGGATCCCAGTCCATCAAGTTATTCTACCTTACCCTATGAACATCACGAAGTAGGAGCAAAGGCCAAAGAGAAAGACACTCAGGCCAGGAATGACCGACAGAGTTCGGGTTTTTACTCTGagttagagagagagggtgtgcGAACACGCTCCAGGAGAAGTGACAAATGTCTCTTCTCTCATAGTCCGAGCCCTGTTTCAACATTAACACTTGTAGAAGAGGTCGAGAGTGACCAGTCCCAATTTTCTGTCCCCGGCATGTCAGCGTCTTTCAAGGCCAAGCCTGCAGCTCCATCGCcccaaatgtccccactgcagaCAAGTGCAATTCTTGAATACCTGAGCCTTCCGGGTTTCATTGAAATGAGCGTGGATGAGCCTGTGGAAGACGCTGCGGTCACAGACACTGCTGGACAAAGTTCAGAATTAAAGCAAGAAAAATCCCCCGGGGTTAAGCCTGATGTAGTTCCTAGAAACTGGGAGGTTCATTTACAGGAAACACACTCAAGCCACCATTCTGCCGGTGCTGCAGATGCCAGCTTCTATGCTGGTAAAAAACAAGGCCATAAACGCTCCCTCCATGCGGAAGCTAGAGATTCTCAACATAGAGTAAGATTTCCAGACGAGACAACACCGTCGTCATCCGGTCCAGAAAAAACTAGCAAGCAGCTCTATAATGAGAAAACACAAATTCGAGTTGGGAACAAAAGCACAGACAGACCTGAATCCAGACTGGGATCCAGGTCAGCTCAAACCTTGTTCAGTGCAGCTAGAGGAATGGCAGACATAGTGTCGAAACACTCACAGAGTTTTGGAGACAGTAGTGAGTCTTTATCAGAGCAATCCCAAAGAGCTTCTCAGGGCAGCAGGACTAATAACATTGCATCACGAATATGTCAAGCCCCTGTGCCATTTCTAAAGAAGTCCTTAAGCATGGGCCCTTGTAGGACGCTCTCAGGTATGGGACACCCTCGTCCTTTCCTAAAGAAATCCATCAGTTTAGGCTCACAGAGGTGGGAGCACTTCGAGAGCCCGAGGACGTATATTTCTGAGAGGTGTTACTGGGACGAGTTCCCAAACCCAGATGTCAGGGTGAAGTCGTACAGTTTGGGTCGCAGCCCGCCTTCCTTTCCCAGACCGGGCCCCTCCTGGAGGGAGTATGTCCCATTCAGACGCCCTAGCATGGGCAGCTTAGAGATGCCTCACCACGCACAGAGACCTTTAGCTAGTCCTTCCTACCTCACTCCTTCCATGTACCCACCCAGACAAACCTCAATGTCCCCGATGCTGGAACCCTCCGATCCACGACGGCAAGCCACTGTTTTCCCAGAGTCCTCCAGGTGGTCTCCCTCATATCAAGATACCATGAGGTCTGCCCAGCATAAATATGTCCCCATGCCCTCTTCCATCCCTGTCCCCCAGTACCAACACTGGCCAGGATCCAGAGGGGAAAGCATGAGACCCATGGAGCCCAGCAGAGGCCCTCCGAGGTCCTACCTGCCCAGGGGCATCAGCTGGCCCTCACCTTACTACGCCCCCTTCCCACCCAGAGAGGCAGAAAGTTACAGACAGCCAgacaggatgatgatgaggaggggaggggagacagagaccagggagggagggaggaccaGTTATGCCAGTCAGAGCAGCGGTAGAGGTAGCGCCGGCCTCTTCCGACAGTCCCTGTCCATCACTCCAACGCTGCTCAGCTCCCCCGAAACCACAGAGGAAAGCGAGCGGCACAGAGCCGAGACGGAGCTGCCTGAGAGAAGAGTGAAAAG AAGGAACACATCAGTAGATGAGAGTTATGAGTGGGACTCTGCTGATGCGTGTGTGGACTCTGAGGTCCTGGAGGCCATGAGGTTTGATCAGTCACAAACGGGTTTCCGGAAAGGCAGGGGGGAGCTCAGATATGATCAAGCTGCTGGCCTCCAGGACCAGCGACAGAAAG GCCCGTGTCCCTCAGTCAGCCCGCCAGTTTCCAACCCGCCTCGCTGCCAGCTCAGCCGCTCCCTAAGCGAGGCGCGTTTCAACGCTCTCCGCCAGGAGTACCAAGAGTACAGGCAGGCTCAGGAATGCCTCAGCCCTGGCCACGATTCAGACTCTGACTCCGGCTCAGCACTGCTCTAG